The Fusarium poae strain DAOMC 252244 chromosome 2, whole genome shotgun sequence nucleotide sequence CTGGAAATGTCGTGGCAACCCTGGCAGTAACCGCATCCGCGGAACCGAGTTAAACCAGACTATCTCCCGCAGATCCCTCACTAGATGCGGGTCTATTCAGGACTAACAGTCCAACTGACAGGGATCAGATCCACTGACTATACCAAAACTTAGTTTCCTAGATCCGACGGTGAGAGAAAGTATTCAATAAATCTACCAACTGCATTTTCGCAAGCAAACATGTCCTCACCAATTCAGGTTGTCCCGTCCCGTATCATCATGTGCTCGTGCATAATCCTTGCAAGATTCAAAGCGGTTTGCCGTTCCCAAACTGGTTATGGCTTTAGCCGGAGGTGTTCCTTTACCCCAATTGATAAGCCAGTTCCAAGAAAACCAGGAAATAGGACTATGCGGAGTCATATCTGGACACGTTTGACacaagaaaaggaaaaaaagacgcATCTCGGAGGAGGCCGCGGCCTGAGTGAAGACCGCCCCCCCTCAAAAGTGCACCTCTTATTACACACCTGACTGACCGGGTTGCCTGGACATTTCACTATTTGTAACTTGTTGGGTACAGTAGCTTGGAATAATCCTGCCAAGCAATGACGAGGAAGGCTGGGTTAGGCTATGGATAGGTGGATGACAGGGAGCagacaagaaaaagagagaggTTGCAGAAAGCGGAGAAGGGAAAAGCATTTGTTTATTTAAGAACACACTTGCTTGTTTGGTGGAGAGACTTCTTCTTATGCACTCCTTTAATTTCAAATCATCAAAGCACCACTACCTAAGCACACTTCCCTCTTCCTATCCAAGTATTTTGAGTTTCTGTTTGAAACCTCTTGTACGACGATCATCATTTCCATCCTCTCTCACACGCCCAGCTTGCCTGGTATGCCCTCTCCCTTGCTTGCAGTACCTCAGGGGACTGCTGTGCCCGTCTCTTTTACACAAGGTACATGCAGTCGCCCTAGTTTCTCGACTATCACAGAAGCTTTCTTCCATCATGCCGCCACACAACCTTCGGCAAAGGCGGCACGAGATCTGTCTGCCGAGCCACCTGTCGAGATAAGCTATGGCGAGCTTGCCCAACAAAGTATCAGCTTGGCTCGACGACTGCAAAGTCTTGGTGTTTTGCCAGGGGATCGTGTTCCTCTTGTTGTCAAGCGTGGTGTTGGCATGCTTGTTGGCatcatctccatcttgtcGTGTGGTGCTCAATATGTTCCTCTAGACGGAGGTGTCGTTGCAGATGAGACTCTGCGTTTCGTGTTGAAGCAGACAGGCGGAAAGGTTGTCTTGACTTCAAAATCTACAGCTCATCGTCTATCAAACACAGGAGTTTCAAATGTTGTCACTATTGAAGAGTCACATGAGATCGATGACAAGTCGGACTTTATCCCCTTCAGTCAACCTGAAGCTGGCTGCTACGTGATATATACCTCAGGTAAGAACATTCATCCTTATACTTTGACATGTGCCATACTGACTAGTCAGGAACAACCGGTACGCCAAAAGGAGTAGATGTAAGCCACCGCAACGTCACAAACTTGCTATGTCAAGCACCAGGAAACTTGGGCATTGGACCAGGAACATGTGTTGGCCAAGTGTTGAACGTGAGCTTTGACATGGGTAAGTCATGAACTGTTCTTAATCAAACTCCAAGTGTCATAGCTAACAAATGAAGCTGCCTGGGAAACACTCGGCTGTTTATCTAATGGAGGTACTCTGATCCTTCGCGGATCAAACTGGTCAAAAGCCCTAAAAGAGGTAAGGTTTTCGAATTATCCTTCAAGTCCAATACTAATATGTTTTCAAGTTGGATGTTCTCATTTGCACGCCAAGCATCCTTTCAAAACAGAACCCTGAGGACTACCCAAGACTAAAAACAGTCGCCACAGCAGGTGAACCAAGCTGTCAAAAGTAAGTCTCAATTTGATTTATTTGAGAAGAAAGGCATCAACTGACTTGTCACAGACTTGCGGACCTCTGGGCTTCTCATGTGTCCTACTTCAACTGCTATGGTCCTACAGAAACCACCATCGTCAACACTACTCACCTTCACCAGACAGGCCAACCTCTATCCATTGGCAAACCTACACCAGGAAATACGGTCTACATCTTGGACGAGTTCCTAAAACCTGTTCCTGTTGGAGAGGTTGGTAATGTCTGGGCTGGTGGCGCGGGAGTGGCGCGAGGCTATGTCGATCTGCCCGATAAGACAGCTGAAAGATTCCGCCTGGACCCATTTGCCCAAGACGGGTACGTACTTCTCAGTTCCGACTTTATGACAGCTCAGCCAGTACTGACTTGACTATTTATAGATCAAACATGTACAACACCGGAGATTTATGTCAATGGAACGCGGATGGCACTCTTCATATCCTTGGCCGCATTGATGACcaagtcaaagtcaaggGCTTCCGTGTTGAACTCGACGGCGTTGTTGCATGTATCAAGTCCTGCCCTTCAGTCCAATCAGCAACAGCTCTTTTGATCAACGAGGAGATCCATGCCTTTGTCACTCCCAGCCATTGTCCTGTTCCGGTCGTCGAGGCACACCTCAAGACTCTACAGCCTTACTACGCCATGCCTACGCATTACCATCAAATGGAGACTTTGCCCATGACCGCAAACGGTAAGGTCGACAAGCATGCTCTTAAGATGTCCGTGTCGATGGCTGTCAGCAACGAGGTTCGCGCTCCTCTACCTGCTGTTTTGGCACACGCTCGCATGGATTCGAACGCTTCAAGTGCCACGCAATTCAGTTCCTTCTCAGATGCTTCTGATGCGACTCTTATTCCTGAGCATCAGTATGATCTTGAGAAGGCTCTTCCCGAGAAGGACCTGCCCAAACACGCCCGAGGACTACGCCACAGAATTCTCATCGTGTACCGTCGCTTATTCTCACTTGTTGGCTTGTTTAATATCGGCGCTGCCATTGCTCTTCTCCTTACCAGCATCAACCGAGAATGGATGGGTATCATCACGGCCATCAACCTGGCCACTGCTGTTCTTGTTCGTCAAGAATTCGTCATCAACGCTCTTTACACTATCACATGCAGCGTTCCCAAGTCTTGGCCTCTTGCTATTAGATCTCGTTGTGCAAAGATCTATCATCTTGGCGGCGTTCACTCTGGCGCAGCTGTGAGTGCAGGAGCGTGGCTCTTGGCGACCAACATTGCAGACATTGCATGTGCGTTTGGGAACTGCCCCAACTGGGGTAACCTCTCTATCGCATCACAAGTAATTTCGTGGATCCTCTCGGCCATGTTCGTCGGTATGATTGGTATGGCGTGGCCATCCGTCCGCAAGCGATACCATGATCTCTTTGAGAGAACCCACCGTTTCGCTGGCTGGACCATGCTTGCTCTCTTCTGGGTTCAAGTCGTTCTCTCAGCCAACGACAGCAAACCAGCTGGCACAACTCTGGGAGAGTCGTGTGTCAATTCACCCGCCTTTTGGCTCTTGGCTGTAGCCACAGCCAGCGTTGCATCCTCGTGGTGCTTCCTTCGAAAAGTCCCTGTGGAAGCTGAGAAGCTATCAGACCACGCTATTAGACTTCATTTTGACTACACCGTCCCTGTCAACGGGTCTTTCACCCGTATGTCACGTCAACCTCTTAAGGAGTGGCACTCATTCGCCACTATTCCCGCCCCAGAGCCCGTTAACGGCAGATCAAAGGGCTATTCACTCGTCGTTTCTAACGCGGGTGACTGGACGAAAGCCACCATTCAGGATGGTCCGTCGTACATCTGGACACGTGGCGTTCCTACATGCGGTGTCATGCGCATAGCCACGCTGTTCAACCGCGTCGTTCTCATCGCGACTGGCTCAGGAATTGGTCCTGTCCTGGGCCATATCCACAATCCTTCCTGCCCAACGCAGCTCATCTGGTCTACAAAGAACCCAGAGGAGACATTCGGCAAGGAAATTTGCCAGACCATCAGCAACAGCATCCCCAATGCGGTCATCCACGATACTAAGAAGCTCGGGAGACCCGACTTGGTGAAAATGGGCTACAACTTGGTGAAGCAATTCAAAGCTGAGgctgtcatcatcattgcGAATGAGAAGATCACCAAGAAAATTGTTTACGGGCTGGAAACGCGTGGTGTTCCAGCCTACGGAGCTATCTGGGATAGCTAGAGGAATGTTTGTTTACTGTTTATGATTCATGTTCATGTTAACGCCTGGAACGACACTGAAAATTTGTTATGGCCTTGATACCTCTTATGATGAAAGTATAGTTACGATGTATAGATAGATGAATGAATACCATGTCTTGTCGATCTGAAACAGTCTCCATAAATAATCAGAAATTGGAATGTAAATCTCCCTGGCATAGTGGCACCTGACAGCTGAGACAGAGTTTGGGGCCGTATTTAACTTCGAGGAATGCTTTACGTGCCCGTTGAACTTCGATTGAGTTCACACGAGTGATCGGCGGGGGCTGAACTTAATGGCAGATCTTGTTAGGGTGGTCGTAGTAGAGCCGAGGTATGCATCTGCAGATCATCATGTACATGGCATTCTCAATTCCGGATCTCAAGGGATGTCAACGGGTGGTTTGTACTCTCATGTATCTTTGACATTAGTGTTTCTATACACATACATAGCTTCCCAGTCAAAATGCAAAATATGATGTAACCAATCACAGCTATAGGACATATGAATGCAAATACGGTTGCCGTGAGGCTCTCCAAGCGTCTTAACCCAATTGAACTAACCAAAACCGTTGCCCTCCTCGAATCAAGTGTAGGGCGATCCAAAAGCCAGCCAGTCAGCTTCAGGATCAGGCACCCCGTTGCCCCTGCTTGATTCCCCTCCTAAAGCTGGAGTGCGAATGGGttgcagctgcagctgcgACTGTGCGCTGGAACACGATGAAGTGCGTGGATAGTTGAAGAATTCGAAGACATCAATATTGTCGAGCTCACTCAGAGATGTAGCCTGTGTTGATGTTGCTTCCAAGCCTGAGTGTCGTGCGGTGGATGTCAAAGTGACCAAGTCGTATGCGCTCCTAGTAGCCGTTAGTTGAGAAACACCGTTATCGAACCACAAGTCTTACCTTCTCATCGCCGAGAAGCCCATGTCACCTTGTCGGGCTCTCTGTACAACACGCTGAAGAATCTTGGAGTAATTGTTCGCAACCTCCCAATGCTGTCCGACATCTCGCAGCGTCTCAATAAAGAAATCGATTTGTGAATCTACTGCACATCCAACTGTAGCAGCATGGACAAGCAGGAGCCTAGCAGCGACCCAGAGCGAGAACGCAAACGACGGTCCAAGAAGGTTCAAGCCGTCCGCTTCGAGGACATCACGAGTGATATCTCCCAAGCTCTGAACGGCAGATAGACACCTCTGCATGGCGTAATGCGACGGAACAAAAATATGAGAGCGCACGGTGGGATATGCTGCTGAGGAGTGAAGACGCACTGCGGCTGTAACATACGCACTGTGAAGCATGAACCAGTTGGCTACGCGACTGGCGGGATCGGAGTGACAAAGCGCCGAGATCTTGCTGTACTCGCTTGGTAAGCTTTGAAGCCATCCATCCAGAGTGCGGTCGAGGTTGCGATATGTGTTGCGCCATTCGGCCATGTCGCTTGGTGAAGTAACATCAACAGGCGTCTTGAGAAACTCGTGAATTCTGCTGAGAATGACAAGAATCTCGCAGTGATAAGCGAAACTGCCGAGATTCTCGGGTTTGTTGACGAGATAAGTCATTATGGGTGATTGTTTGTTGTTGCATGGGCTCAGTGATCGTGTCTCAACGGGCACGTTCTTGGAGAACAGGTCGTAGGAGCAAGGTAGGAAGCGGTTGATTTTGGTGTCATTGAGGATAAAGTCAAATGTAGGCGTAGCAATGGTGGCATATCTGTCGAGAAGATAGATCATCCAGTATAATCGCCTTCGTCCTTCGTCTTCAATCCAAGATTCGGGTTTACCGGCTGCGACTCTATGGGAAGATGCTGCGTGCGTGATTTCGGATGCTTCTGCGGATAAGAAGACACTGCTTTCCTCGCCCAAACCAAGCTGTCTGGCGTTTTGGGCTAACAAGGACAGAAGATTCCAACCTCTTGGTCCGCTGGATGTTCCCAGCTCGTCTAGCGTTATTATAACAAGGGCTCTCAGAGCAGGAACTGTGGTGTGCTCCATGGCATACAGCTGGACTGTATGTTTGGCGACTGTGTGATAGTATGCGCTCATCTCGGGTGATAGCCTGGGATCTTTGAGGAAGCGTAGCGTGGTGGCCACAATGGCGTAGAGTAAGATCCGGTCCGGCTCTTCCATCGATGTTGAGCCAAAGAAGGTGGCAAAGATGGTTTTGCGTTCGAGGATTGGACACCATGTCCCGCAGTGTTTGAAGTAGAGATCTACTAGACTGTAGATGATGTCGTGTGGTGGCAGATCGATTGTATATGATTGGACTGACGGATTTCGTGTTATAGGTGTTGGTATTGGTAGATTTGTAtgagttggtgttggtgcaCTGGCCCCTTGTTGTGGCGTCTGAACAGATGGATGAGTTGTGTTCTGGTTGTTGACCTGATAAGGGCTTGATATAGCGGGTGACTTGGCTTGAGAGAAGGATGATTGTCTGGGGAGAGTCGCCGGAGTTAATCGACTGTCCAGCTGTGAAGCACTGTAACCATTGGCGTTGGCAGAAGATATAGCTGGAGACACGACCGGAGAGTGGTCTTGGACGATATGCTCTTCCACTCTCCGCCCTAGAGCCTGAAGTAATGCATCGATTCTGTTGACTTTGGCTTCCAGCTCAAGGCTAAACAAATTTCTTCCAGCTCCGGGCCTTTGGCGCTCGAGATATACGCAGGCTTTGTTGTGGCGAGCGCACCATGAACAAGCAGGTTCAGCGCGGTCGCATTTCACTTTGCGAGTCTTGCACATCTCACATCTAACACAAATGAATTTAGAAAATTGATCATTcatattatatagaattgGAAAAGAAACATACGATATCTTTTGGTGTTTCTCCCTCCTCCGCTTCTTGGATGGTCCAACACCAGCCATTCTCGACTCATCACCACTGGAACCATCATCGTTGCTCAAAGTTGAATTGGCGTCTTCTTCAGCCATAGAGGGTCCGCTGATGGACGTCATGGTCGATCTTTGTCCTTCTCTGCGACTCTCCACAATCAATCCAGACAATGGGAAAGAAGAGGGTCTGGGGAGAGATAAGCTACTGGGGCACTGGGATGAGAAGACTAGACCCTTGTCTTGCGTCTGTCCTTTTTTTGCTGATCTTCCTTCATCTAAGCGCGGAGTCGATTTCCCTGAATGGAGACGATgcgtggttgtggttgtgacTGTGACTGTAAGAAGCGGGTGATAAAAGTAAAGCCGAACCCTTTTTCGATGTGGAGTGTAGGAAGGAGAAAAGTCGAGTGTGAGTGGGTGGAGAAGGGGAAATGATTTGCTTAGAAAGTCATGACAAGGGAACAAATGAGGGGCAAAATCAGTAAATAATCCCAGTCAACACCAAATTCGATACTGACAATACGACTACACTACACCATGTCAACTCAAAATTCTCATTGTTACATTACAGTAACCATTTGACTATATCATAAACCCTGTCATGGGGAAAAAAGAGCCAAGTCGAGATGCCAATACTAAACACCCAACAGCTCCATCACAGACCTTCTATCTATGGCTAACCTTGCATTACCGTTACACCTACATGTGACTTCTCGGCATACAAGCATTCCCCTCTCCGGAACACCCGGCGTTTATGTGCTCTCTCTCTTTGCTTGCTTGCAGCTTGCAGGAGTTTGCAGAAAGAGAGGAAACGTTTCAATCCTTCATCCATGACCATGACAGAAGCCAAGAtgacttgggcttggtttAGCTGACGGGACCAACCGCAACTGATCAAAACAACATGGGTAGGGTAAGAAACGAGTCCCCTCACTCCATCCTGCAGAACTCTACAGTAATAGCTTGAACCCCTCTCTCGGAAAACATTGCGGAGCCGCGGATGGCACCATGATCAGAAAACCAAACTAATGCATGTCTAGAAGCAGTCAAGTTTCCATCCATCGGCTTATTTCTTCTTTAGTACCCCTACAGATCCTGGTGTTTCATCAGGCAGCAGAATAAAAATCCATGCAAACACACATTAAGCTATGTAAGAACAAGTACTAGTACATACAAGCAAACAAACTAATCAACTGCACACCTTCCTGGGTATCTACTCGTTGGCCCAGCCCTTGGACATCTCAACCGCCTGGGTCCAACGACCAAACCTCTTggtcgcctcctcctcggcaatCTGCGGCTTGAAAATGGTACGACCTTGTGTGTTGACGTCCTTCAAGTCATCAAAACTCTTCCAGATACCAACGGCGAATCCCGCTGCGATGGCCGCGCCCAGTGCTGTTGTCTCACGCATGCTGGGTCTGTTGACTGGGATTCCAATAAGATCTGACTGGGTCTGTAAAGCCAAGGGTTAGCAAAATGATCCTTCTCAAATGTGTGGGGACAAGACATTGGTAACGTCTTACGTACCTGCATGATCAGATCCGAGTTACACATGCCACCGTCGACAGCAAGCTCGGTCAAGGCATGTCCGCTATCCTTCTCCATCGAGTCGAGAATGGCCTTTGTTT carries:
- a CDS encoding hypothetical protein (BUSCO:6318at5125), giving the protein MTSISGPSMAEEDANSTLSNDDGSSGDESRMAGVGPSKKRRREKHQKISCEMCKTRKVKCDRAEPACSWCARHNKACVYLERQRPGAGRNLFSLELEAKVNRIDALLQALGRRVEEHIVQDHSPVVSPAISSANANGYSASQLDSRLTPATLPRQSSFSQAKSPAISSPYQVNNQNTTHPSVQTPQQGASAPTPTHTNLPIPTPITRNPSVQSYTIDLPPHDIIYSLVDLYFKHCGTWCPILERKTIFATFFGSTSMEEPDRILLYAIVATTLRFLKDPRLSPEMSAYYHTVAKHTVQLYAMEHTTVPALRALVIITLDELGTSSGPRGWNLLSLLAQNARQLGLGEESSVFLSAEASEITHAASSHRVAAGKPESWIEDEGRRRLYWMIYLLDRYATIATPTFDFILNDTKINRFLPCSYDLFSKNVPVETRSLSPCNNKQSPIMTYLVNKPENLGSFAYHCEILVILSRIHEFLKTPVDVTSPSDMAEWRNTYRNLDRTLDGWLQSLPSEYSKISALCHSDPASRVANWFMLHSAYVTAAVRLHSSAAYPTVRSHIFVPSHYAMQRCLSAVQSLGDITRDVLEADGLNLLGPSFAFSLWVAARLLLVHAATVGCAVDSQIDFFIETLRDVGQHWEVANNYSKILQRVVQRARQGDMGFSAMRRSAYDLVTLTSTARHSGLEATSTQATSLSELDNIDVFEFFNYPRTSSCSSAQSQLQLQPIRTPALGGESSRGNGVPDPEADWLAFGSPYT
- a CDS encoding hypothetical protein (TransMembrane:6 (i580-598o604-629i650-669o689-708i729-746o766-783i)), translated to MPSPLLAVPQGTAVPVSFTQGTCSRPSFSTITEAFFHHAATQPSAKAARDLSAEPPVEISYGELAQQSISLARRLQSLGVLPGDRVPLVVKRGVGMLVGIISILSCGAQYVPLDGGVVADETLRFVLKQTGGKVVLTSKSTAHRLSNTGVSNVVTIEESHEIDDKSDFIPFSQPEAGCYVIYTSGTTGTPKGVDVSHRNVTNLLCQAPGNLGIGPGTCVGQVLNVSFDMAAWETLGCLSNGGTLILRGSNWSKALKELDVLICTPSILSKQNPEDYPRLKTVATAGEPSCQKLADLWASHVSYFNCYGPTETTIVNTTHLHQTGQPLSIGKPTPGNTVYILDEFLKPVPVGEVGNVWAGGAGVARGYVDLPDKTAERFRLDPFAQDGSNMYNTGDLCQWNADGTLHILGRIDDQVKVKGFRVELDGVVACIKSCPSVQSATALLINEEIHAFVTPSHCPVPVVEAHLKTLQPYYAMPTHYHQMETLPMTANGKVDKHALKMSVSMAVSNEVRAPLPAVLAHARMDSNASSATQFSSFSDASDATLIPEHQYDLEKALPEKDLPKHARGLRHRILIVYRRLFSLVGLFNIGAAIALLLTSINREWMGIITAINLATAVLVRQEFVINALYTITCSVPKSWPLAIRSRCAKIYHLGGVHSGAAVSAGAWLLATNIADIACAFGNCPNWGNLSIASQVISWILSAMFVGMIGMAWPSVRKRYHDLFERTHRFAGWTMLALFWVQVVLSANDSKPAGTTLGESCVNSPAFWLLAVATASVASSWCFLRKVPVEAEKLSDHAIRLHFDYTVPVNGSFTRMSRQPLKEWHSFATIPAPEPVNGRSKGYSLVVSNAGDWTKATIQDGPSYIWTRGVPTCGVMRIATLFNRVVLIATGSGIGPVLGHIHNPSCPTQLIWSTKNPEETFGKEICQTISNSIPNAVIHDTKKLGRPDLVKMGYNLVKQFKAEAVIIIANEKITKKIVYGLETRGVPAYGAIWDS